A single window of Silvimonas iriomotensis DNA harbors:
- a CDS encoding beta-1,6-N-acetylglucosaminyltransferase → MSLSVAYLILAHGQPAQLGRLVARLNAPGVRCYLHIDARTDQATFDAIKAAMPATAAVTFIARRPCRWGGFSLVDATLDLVRAALKDGFDWAQLLSGADYPIKTTEHISAWLTRATAAGFIDLRAQDEFDVRYRWQAYFPEQLNGTRPGKVLQKLQRGLNRLGLRRSLPAPLTRVWAGSQWWCLSQSACKALIGFVDQHPQVPAFFRSTLVPDEMFVQTVLMATACGPELASHNLHQLRWQENAWSPAEFTAADVPQLIASPALFARKFSPDGDAAAALDAALNITHSV, encoded by the coding sequence AGCCTGCCCAGTTGGGCCGGCTGGTCGCGCGCCTGAATGCGCCTGGTGTGCGTTGCTATCTGCATATCGACGCCAGAACGGATCAAGCTACTTTTGATGCGATCAAGGCAGCCATGCCGGCAACGGCAGCGGTCACCTTTATTGCCCGCCGCCCCTGTCGCTGGGGCGGGTTTTCTCTGGTGGACGCAACGCTGGATCTGGTTCGCGCTGCGCTCAAGGATGGCTTTGACTGGGCGCAGTTATTGTCCGGCGCCGATTACCCCATCAAGACCACCGAACACATCAGCGCCTGGCTTACCCGGGCCACTGCCGCAGGGTTTATTGATCTGCGCGCGCAAGATGAATTTGATGTGCGCTACCGCTGGCAAGCGTATTTCCCGGAACAACTCAACGGCACACGTCCCGGCAAAGTCCTGCAAAAACTGCAGCGTGGCCTGAACCGGCTGGGTCTGCGGCGCAGCCTACCCGCGCCATTGACGCGCGTCTGGGCGGGTTCGCAATGGTGGTGTCTGTCGCAATCGGCCTGCAAAGCGCTCATCGGATTTGTGGATCAGCACCCGCAGGTGCCGGCCTTTTTCCGCAGCACGCTGGTGCCCGACGAAATGTTTGTCCAGACCGTGCTGATGGCCACTGCTTGTGGCCCGGAACTGGCCTCGCACAATCTGCATCAGTTGCGCTGGCAAGAAAACGCCTGGTCGCCGGCAGAATTCACGGCGGCCGACGTGCCGCAACTGATCGCCAGCCCGGCCCTGTTTGCCCGCAAGTTCTCGCCCGATGGTGATGCCGCAGCCGCCCTTGATGCGGCGTTGAACATCACACACTCTGTCTAG
- a CDS encoding ATP-binding protein, which produces MFQIRELEMIHWDFWRAIRVPLDAQIVTIVGPNGSGKTTLLDALRTLLALKCSGRRDYKRYVRNNRENYAWLRGVVSNPRREAGGLFPTLFFPATSEVVTLFCRIRKQGGDWMRQYAIAEGDVTLDAQTESTLQWLGVNEYKRRLEQAGLTPAIAEVLALEQGDTDKLCEYSPKALLELVFQVFGDKQVLDHYAEAKLRLKEAEGELAKMEQQLAQVGLDVERLKLRGNNYLEWRSLQDDIEKLEQQAVPALKYVEQWESLRGYINQFRGARKSLRQKQDELDALDVQYRAIAGGQESAQSQEEAARKEHDEAYATFQVARDAARDSEKTMKEAERLRQLAEAEHGADGVSLNDRLAQQRESAARLKQSIKLMKDERQELAQAQFALQQGRQPHPDFVNRMRAALDEAGIAHQLLTEIVEVRDHSWQDAVEALLAPYRHIILLNRASDRKEAFGIGQQLKYRHFIVPEREPVERANRNSILEVVDFKADAPGWLVGLLNRTQRAKSVADGEHLDGDWITRDGYHKERRGARDISARPGDYAFGEAARQSRLNETTRRLRDLNEQLLDDEGKLVELERDISALQQSLMGMQAVVQLAARQEEFAAVAERWPAEQQRVQEAGAAMAMAQASWDEARKLREEGRLGYEKLKDRREQLDRAVNTELEQLARQRDEQTRRVNDLRKSRAAMPDEVRSAERLRVLRDKYGSAREVQHMVERERERLAQMEWETDPTILARRDKVADDYNALEHDTHAHRNEVQRTEQLTDEARGAYINKLKATVREYGRNLKRLGELSGIDVETDLPHLENDDLILSQAGLTVRFNFDQKGMMGLNDGEASGGQQVMKSLIMLIGLMMDDANPSGFVFIDEPFAHLDIFNIDRVGGFLKATQAQYLITTPLTHNTNVYGPSELTLTTRKKQPGETWAPVIAQTRRRVRAPVTAE; this is translated from the coding sequence ATGTTCCAGATCCGCGAACTTGAAATGATCCACTGGGACTTCTGGCGCGCCATCCGCGTGCCGCTGGATGCCCAGATTGTCACCATTGTCGGCCCCAACGGCTCTGGCAAAACCACCTTGCTTGATGCCCTGCGCACGTTGCTGGCGCTTAAATGTTCGGGCCGGCGTGACTACAAACGCTATGTGCGCAACAACCGCGAAAACTACGCCTGGCTGCGCGGCGTGGTATCCAACCCGCGCCGCGAGGCCGGCGGCTTGTTCCCCACGCTGTTTTTCCCGGCGACCAGTGAAGTGGTCACGCTGTTTTGCCGTATCCGCAAACAAGGTGGCGACTGGATGCGCCAGTACGCCATTGCCGAGGGCGATGTCACGCTGGATGCGCAGACCGAAAGCACCTTGCAGTGGCTGGGCGTCAACGAATACAAGCGCCGGCTGGAGCAAGCCGGGCTGACCCCGGCGATTGCCGAAGTGCTGGCGCTGGAACAGGGCGATACCGACAAACTGTGCGAATACTCGCCCAAGGCGTTGCTGGAACTGGTGTTCCAGGTGTTTGGCGACAAACAAGTGCTGGATCACTACGCCGAAGCCAAGCTGCGGCTGAAAGAAGCCGAGGGCGAACTGGCCAAGATGGAGCAGCAACTGGCCCAGGTCGGGCTGGATGTCGAGCGCCTCAAGCTGCGCGGCAATAATTATCTGGAATGGCGTTCGCTGCAGGACGATATCGAAAAACTCGAACAGCAAGCGGTGCCCGCGCTCAAGTATGTTGAGCAATGGGAAAGCCTGCGCGGTTATATCAACCAGTTCCGCGGCGCCCGCAAAAGCCTGCGCCAGAAACAGGACGAACTGGACGCGCTGGATGTGCAGTATCGCGCCATTGCCGGCGGGCAGGAATCTGCCCAGTCGCAAGAAGAGGCCGCGCGCAAAGAGCACGATGAGGCTTATGCCACGTTCCAGGTGGCGCGTGATGCCGCGCGCGATAGCGAAAAAACCATGAAAGAGGCCGAGCGCCTGCGCCAGCTGGCCGAAGCCGAGCATGGCGCAGATGGCGTGTCGCTCAACGACAGACTGGCGCAACAGCGTGAGTCCGCCGCCAGACTCAAGCAGTCGATCAAGCTGATGAAGGACGAACGTCAGGAGCTGGCGCAAGCCCAGTTTGCCCTGCAGCAAGGCCGTCAGCCGCATCCGGACTTTGTGAACCGCATGCGCGCGGCGCTGGATGAAGCCGGCATCGCGCACCAGTTGCTGACCGAGATCGTGGAAGTGCGCGACCACAGCTGGCAAGACGCGGTCGAAGCGTTGCTGGCGCCGTACCGTCATATCATCTTGCTTAACCGCGCCAGTGATCGCAAAGAAGCGTTCGGCATCGGGCAGCAACTGAAATACCGCCATTTCATCGTGCCGGAGCGCGAGCCGGTGGAACGTGCCAATCGCAATTCAATTCTGGAAGTGGTCGACTTCAAGGCCGACGCACCGGGCTGGCTGGTGGGTTTGTTGAACCGCACGCAGCGGGCAAAATCCGTGGCCGATGGCGAACATCTGGATGGCGACTGGATTACCCGCGATGGCTACCACAAGGAACGCCGCGGCGCGCGCGACATTTCGGCGCGCCCGGGCGACTACGCCTTTGGCGAGGCCGCCCGCCAGTCGCGCCTGAACGAAACCACACGCCGCCTGCGCGATCTGAACGAACAACTGCTGGATGACGAAGGCAAACTGGTCGAACTGGAGCGCGATATCTCGGCGCTGCAACAATCACTCATGGGTATGCAGGCGGTGGTGCAACTGGCCGCACGCCAGGAAGAATTCGCCGCCGTGGCAGAACGCTGGCCGGCCGAGCAACAGCGCGTGCAAGAAGCCGGCGCCGCCATGGCAATGGCCCAGGCCAGTTGGGACGAAGCCCGCAAACTGCGTGAAGAAGGGCGCCTGGGTTACGAGAAACTCAAGGATCGCCGCGAGCAGCTGGACCGCGCAGTCAACACCGAGCTGGAGCAACTGGCCCGCCAGCGCGACGAGCAAACACGCCGCGTGAATGATTTGCGCAAATCCCGCGCCGCCATGCCGGACGAAGTGCGCAGCGCCGAGCGCCTGCGTGTACTGCGCGACAAATATGGCTCTGCGCGCGAAGTCCAGCATATGGTCGAGCGTGAACGTGAACGTCTGGCGCAAATGGAATGGGAAACCGATCCGACCATTCTCGCCCGGCGCGACAAAGTGGCCGACGACTACAACGCGCTGGAGCACGACACCCACGCGCACCGCAACGAAGTGCAGCGTACCGAACAACTCACCGACGAAGCGCGCGGCGCCTACATCAACAAACTCAAGGCTACCGTGCGGGAGTACGGCCGCAACCTCAAGCGCCTGGGCGAGCTCTCTGGTATTGATGTCGAAACCGACCTGCCGCACCTGGAAAACGATGATCTGATCTTGTCCCAGGCCGGCCTGACCGTGCGTTTCAACTTTGACCAGAAAGGCATGATGGGCCTGAACGATGGCGAAGCCTCGGGCGGCCAGCAGGTGATGAAGTCCCTGATCATGCTGATCGGCCTGATGATGGATGACGCCAACCCGTCCGGCTTTGTGTTTATTGATGAGCCGTTTGCCCACCTGGACATCTTTAACATTGACCGCGTCGGTGGCTTTTTGAAAGCAACGCAAGCGCAATATCTGATCACCACGCCGCTGACGCATAACACCAACGTCTATGGCCCAAGTGAACTCACGCTGACCACGCGCAAGAAGCAACCAGGTGAAACCTGGGCGCCGGTGATTGCACAAACGCGCCGGCGCGTGCGCGCGCCGGTCACAGCGGAGTAA
- a CDS encoding MmcQ/YjbR family DNA-binding protein, translating to MNLDQFRAKCAALPGATRDIKWQTREVWSVAGKMFAVLSLDSGHLAVKVGKDRFLELTDRPGVSPAPYLARHGWIALDNTHTLPATELAALINTSWRLVRDKLPAKVRHTLPLPDQSQ from the coding sequence ATGAATCTGGATCAATTCAGGGCAAAGTGCGCCGCCTTGCCCGGTGCAACCCGCGATATCAAATGGCAAACGCGGGAAGTCTGGTCGGTCGCCGGCAAAATGTTTGCGGTGCTCAGCCTTGATAGCGGCCATCTTGCGGTCAAAGTCGGCAAAGACCGGTTTCTGGAACTGACCGACCGTCCTGGTGTGAGCCCGGCGCCGTATCTGGCGCGGCATGGCTGGATCGCCCTGGACAACACTCATACGCTGCCAGCGACAGAACTGGCCGCGCTCATCAATACCTCCTGGCGACTGGTGCGTGACAAACTGCCCGCCAAAGTACGCCATACCTTGCCTTTACCGGATCAATCACAATGA